In Streptococcus dysgalactiae subsp. dysgalactiae, the following are encoded in one genomic region:
- a CDS encoding PASTA domain-containing protein — protein sequence MPKKISKALGAVGKLISIIPDTTEIIGKTIDNSRPIIEKRMEQKHEREMQLRTIDDVVNLPVDQAQTHLEKLGFVVATIPAKPHKKWLHSSLNEVVAMSPKSGKHKIGSLVKLYYITVDVLEKSQDLLDQETLRTVKRNQKLADTFESVKHIRLHFKKHR from the coding sequence ATGCCAAAGAAAATAAGCAAAGCTCTGGGAGCAGTTGGGAAATTGATATCAATTATTCCTGACACCACTGAAATTATTGGAAAAACGATTGATAACAGTCGACCAATTATCGAAAAACGGATGGAACAAAAACATGAAAGGGAGATGCAGCTACGCACGATAGATGATGTGGTCAATCTTCCTGTTGATCAGGCACAAACTCATTTAGAAAAACTTGGCTTTGTAGTAGCAACTATACCTGCTAAGCCTCATAAAAAATGGCTTCACAGTAGCCTCAATGAAGTCGTTGCCATGTCTCCAAAATCTGGTAAACATAAGATAGGAAGCCTAGTTAAACTCTACTATATTACCGTTGATGTCTTAGAAAAAAGCCAAGACTTATTAGACCAAGAAACCTTACGGACTGTGAAACGCAATCAAAAACTTGCGGATACGTTTGAATCCGTTAAACACATTCGTCTTCATTTTAAAAAACATCGCTGA
- the citC gene encoding [citrate (pro-3S)-lyase] ligase, whose protein sequence is MSHYTISKAFPSDKTTMGKVKNLLHQEGIRLDAHLDYTCVIFNDSGDVIATGSYFGNSLRCLCVSRDYQGEGLLNKIVSHLIDEEYAIGNFHLFVYTKTSSAAFFKNLGFTEIAHIDHHISFLENKKNGFQNYLNDLETPEHIGDKVAAIVINANPFTLGHQFLVEKAARENDWVHLFMVSEDCSLIPFSVRKRLIQEGLAHLDNVIFHETGPYLISQATFPAYFQKEDNNVIKSQSLLDTAIFVEIAQTLHIHKRYVGEEPTSRVTAIYNEIMAQQLQQAGILLDILPRKAINQQQDPISASTARQALKDDDWELLAKLLPKTSLDYFGSPEARPIIEKIQDTSSVKHY, encoded by the coding sequence ATGTCTCACTATACCATTTCAAAAGCCTTTCCTTCAGATAAAACGACAATGGGCAAAGTAAAGAACCTGCTTCATCAAGAAGGGATACGTTTAGATGCTCATTTAGATTATACTTGTGTTATTTTTAATGATTCTGGTGATGTCATTGCTACAGGTTCTTATTTTGGAAATAGTTTGCGCTGTCTTTGCGTTTCCCGTGATTATCAAGGTGAAGGACTCCTCAATAAGATTGTCAGTCATCTGATAGATGAAGAATATGCTATTGGGAACTTCCATCTTTTTGTCTATACTAAAACTTCCTCTGCTGCTTTTTTCAAGAATCTTGGTTTTACTGAAATTGCTCATATTGATCATCATATTAGCTTTTTGGAAAATAAAAAAAATGGCTTCCAAAACTACCTAAATGATCTTGAGACTCCTGAGCACATAGGGGATAAGGTTGCTGCTATTGTTATCAACGCTAATCCTTTTACCTTAGGGCACCAATTTTTAGTGGAGAAAGCTGCAAGGGAAAATGATTGGGTTCATCTGTTTATGGTCAGTGAAGACTGCAGTCTAATTCCTTTTTCGGTGAGAAAGAGGTTGATTCAAGAAGGTCTAGCTCATCTTGATAATGTCATATTTCATGAAACGGGTCCTTATTTGATTAGCCAAGCGACTTTCCCAGCCTATTTCCAAAAAGAAGACAATAACGTGATTAAGAGCCAATCCTTACTAGATACGGCAATCTTTGTTGAAATTGCTCAGACCCTTCATATTCATAAAAGATACGTTGGAGAAGAGCCAACCAGCCGAGTAACTGCTATTTACAATGAAATCATGGCTCAGCAGTTGCAGCAAGCTGGTATCCTCCTAGATATTCTGCCAAGGAAAGCTATCAATCAGCAGCAAGATCCTATCAGTGCCTCAACGGCTAGGCAGGCATTGAAAGATGATGATTGGGAACTATTGGCAAAACTTCTTCCCAAAACCTCTTTGGATTATTTTGGTTCACCAGAAGCTCGTCCCATTATTGAAAAGATACAGGATACTTCGTCTGTCAAACATTATTGA
- a CDS encoding oxaloacetate decarboxylase subunit alpha encodes MTKIRITETVLRDGQQSQIATRMTTEEMIPILETLDNAGYHALEMWGGATFDSCLRFLNEDPWERLRTIRKAVKKTKLQMLLRGQNLLGYRNYADDVVRSFIQKSIENGIDIVRIFDALNDPRNLQTAVSATKEFGGHAQVAISYTTSPVHTVDYFVDLAKAYQAIGADSICIKDMAGVLTPETGYQLVKRIKENTAIPLEVHTHATSGISEMTYLKVAEAGADIIDTAISSFSGGTSQPATESMAIALMDLGFDTGLDMQEVAKVAEYFNTIRDHYRETEILNPKVKDTEPKTLIYQVPGGMLSNLLSQLTEQGLADKYEEVLAEVPKVRADLGYPPLVTPLSQMVGTQALMNIISGERYKIVPNEIKDYVRGLYGQSPAPLAEGIREKIIGDEAVITCRPADLIEPQMIYLRDEITQYARSEEDVLSYASFPQQARDFLGRREDPFYDVPVQEVTVQLDIQD; translated from the coding sequence ATGACGAAAATCCGTATAACGGAAACAGTTTTACGTGATGGTCAACAAAGTCAGATTGCCACACGTATGACAACCGAGGAAATGATTCCTATTCTAGAAACTCTAGATAACGCTGGTTATCATGCCCTTGAAATGTGGGGAGGGGCAACCTTTGATTCCTGCCTACGCTTTTTAAATGAAGACCCTTGGGAACGCCTTAGAACCATTCGCAAAGCGGTCAAAAAAACCAAGTTGCAAATGCTCTTACGTGGACAAAATCTACTTGGGTATCGCAATTATGCTGACGATGTGGTCAGATCCTTTATTCAAAAATCAATTGAAAATGGGATTGATATTGTCCGTATTTTCGATGCTTTAAACGACCCACGCAACCTTCAAACAGCAGTATCAGCTACCAAAGAATTTGGTGGACATGCTCAAGTGGCTATTTCTTATACAACCAGCCCAGTGCATACCGTAGACTACTTTGTAGACCTTGCGAAAGCCTATCAGGCAATTGGAGCTGATTCTATCTGTATTAAAGATATGGCCGGAGTGTTAACTCCAGAAACAGGTTACCAGTTGGTCAAACGTATCAAGGAGAATACAGCTATCCCTCTTGAAGTTCATACCCATGCTACCAGTGGTATTTCAGAAATGACTTACTTAAAAGTGGCAGAAGCAGGGGCTGATATTATTGATACGGCGATTTCCTCTTTTTCAGGGGGAACCAGTCAGCCTGCCACAGAATCAATGGCGATTGCCTTGATGGATTTAGGCTTTGACACAGGCTTGGATATGCAAGAGGTAGCCAAAGTTGCAGAATATTTCAATACCATTCGTGACCATTACCGAGAGACAGAGATTTTAAATCCCAAAGTCAAAGACACTGAACCAAAAACATTGATTTACCAAGTTCCAGGTGGTATGCTATCAAACCTATTGAGCCAATTAACCGAGCAAGGCCTAGCTGATAAATACGAAGAAGTCCTGGCAGAAGTACCTAAAGTAAGAGCTGATCTTGGGTACCCGCCACTCGTAACGCCATTATCACAAATGGTTGGAACACAGGCCTTGATGAATATCATCTCAGGGGAACGCTACAAGATAGTTCCAAATGAAATCAAAGATTATGTTCGAGGACTATATGGTCAATCACCAGCGCCATTAGCAGAAGGTATCAGAGAGAAAATCATTGGTGACGAAGCAGTCATTACCTGCAGACCAGCCGACCTAATCGAGCCTCAAATGATTTATCTGCGTGACGAGATTACTCAATACGCTCGTTCAGAAGAAGACGTGCTAAGCTATGCAAGCTTCCCGCAACAAGCTAGAGATTTCTTGGGACGCCGTGAAGATCCTTTCTATGATGTTCCGGTTCAAGAAGTTACTGTACAACTGGACATCCAAGACTAA
- the citX gene encoding citrate lyase holo-[acyl-carrier protein] synthase codes for MSKEAYFSGESIQLNDMLRAREERALRQLHLLKEYPEGSLLSVTMNIPGPIKTSPKLLEAFDMVIKAIQTTLADDKICYQLRLLPTTGYEYYLITSLPSQDLKLKMIALETDLPIGRLMDLDVLVLSNGQPSPISRTTLGAPPRQCFICSKEAKVCGRLRQHSIEDMQAAITNLLHSFFNQDTPSLPLDKIG; via the coding sequence ATGTCTAAAGAAGCTTATTTTTCAGGTGAATCTATCCAACTCAATGACATGTTACGGGCCCGCGAAGAAAGAGCTCTGCGTCAGCTGCATTTATTAAAGGAGTACCCAGAAGGTAGCTTATTATCGGTCACTATGAATATCCCTGGACCAATTAAAACCTCTCCTAAACTTCTTGAAGCTTTTGATATGGTGATTAAGGCCATTCAAACTACATTAGCTGACGATAAGATTTGTTACCAGTTGCGATTACTGCCTACAACAGGTTATGAGTATTACCTCATCACAAGTCTACCTAGCCAAGACCTGAAATTAAAAATGATTGCCTTAGAAACAGATTTACCTATAGGACGTCTCATGGATTTAGATGTTCTTGTCTTAAGCAATGGACAACCAAGTCCGATTAGTAGGACGACATTAGGAGCTCCTCCAAGACAGTGTTTTATCTGTTCTAAAGAGGCAAAAGTCTGTGGCCGCTTACGACAACATAGCATTGAAGACATGCAGGCAGCTATTACCAACTTGCTCCATTCATTTTTCAATCAAGACACCCCATCCTTACCATTAGATAAGATAGGTTAA
- the citF gene encoding citrate lyase subunit alpha, with product MVTNKLGRDIPQQYADQYGVFEGELAHIKNYDEASRRIKPVKPGDSKLLGSIREAIEKTGLTDGMTISFHHHFREGDFIMNMVLDEIAKMGIKNLSIAPSSIANVHEPLIDHIKNGVVTNITSSGLRDKVGAAISEGLMENPVVIRSHGGRARAIASGDIHIDVAFLGAPSSDAYGNVNGTKGKATCGSLGYAMIDAKYADQVVILTDNLVPYPNTPISIPQTDVDYVVTVDAIGDPQGIAKGATRFTKNPKELLIAEYASKVITNSPYFKEGFSFQTGTGGASLAVTRFMREAMIKENIKASFALGGITNAMVELLEEGLVEKIFDVQDFDHPSAVSLGKYADHYEIDANMYASPLSKGSVINQLDTCILSALEVDTNFNVNVMTGSDGVIRGASGGHCDTAFASKMSLVISPLIRGRIPTFVDEVNTVITPGTSVDVVVTEVGIAINPNRQDLVEHFKSLNVPQFSIEELKEKAYAIVGTPERIQYGDKVVALIEYRDGSLIDVVYNV from the coding sequence ATGGTAACAAATAAACTCGGTAGAGATATTCCTCAACAATACGCCGACCAATACGGTGTGTTTGAAGGAGAATTAGCGCATATTAAAAATTACGATGAAGCCAGCCGTCGTATCAAACCAGTTAAACCTGGAGATTCTAAATTATTAGGCTCTATCCGTGAAGCGATTGAAAAAACTGGCTTAACAGATGGCATGACCATTTCATTCCACCACCATTTCCGTGAAGGGGATTTCATTATGAATATGGTCTTGGATGAAATTGCCAAAATGGGTATTAAAAACCTATCTATTGCCCCAAGTTCCATCGCTAATGTGCATGAGCCTTTGATTGATCACATCAAAAATGGTGTGGTTACCAACATCACCTCATCTGGTCTTCGTGACAAAGTAGGGGCAGCCATTTCAGAAGGACTAATGGAAAATCCTGTGGTTATTCGCTCCCATGGTGGTCGCGCTCGTGCCATTGCTAGTGGGGATATCCATATTGATGTTGCCTTTCTGGGCGCCCCAAGTTCAGATGCTTACGGAAATGTTAATGGGACAAAAGGGAAAGCAACCTGTGGTTCTTTGGGCTATGCCATGATTGATGCCAAATATGCAGATCAGGTGGTTATCTTGACAGATAATTTGGTTCCTTATCCGAATACCCCAATCAGCATTCCTCAAACAGATGTTGACTATGTGGTAACAGTAGATGCTATCGGAGATCCTCAAGGAATCGCCAAAGGGGCAACTCGTTTTACAAAAAATCCTAAAGAACTCTTAATTGCAGAATACGCCTCTAAAGTAATCACCAACTCTCCTTATTTTAAAGAAGGATTCTCTTTCCAAACTGGAACAGGTGGTGCTTCTTTGGCAGTAACCCGTTTCATGCGCGAAGCTATGATTAAAGAAAATATCAAAGCTAGCTTTGCTCTTGGTGGTATTACCAATGCTATGGTGGAGTTGCTCGAAGAAGGACTGGTTGAAAAAATTTTTGATGTCCAAGACTTTGATCACCCATCAGCTGTTTCTCTTGGTAAGTATGCTGACCACTATGAAATTGACGCCAACATGTATGCCTCCCCATTGAGCAAGGGCTCAGTAATTAACCAATTAGACACTTGTATTTTATCAGCCCTTGAAGTCGATACTAACTTCAATGTTAATGTGATGACAGGATCTGACGGCGTCATTCGTGGGGCTTCTGGTGGCCACTGTGACACTGCCTTTGCATCGAAGATGAGTTTGGTTATTTCGCCACTTATTCGTGGACGCATCCCAACCTTTGTTGATGAGGTTAATACAGTTATTACACCGGGAACAAGTGTCGATGTGGTCGTCACAGAAGTGGGAATTGCCATTAATCCAAATCGTCAAGACTTAGTAGAGCATTTCAAATCCCTCAATGTGCCACAATTTAGTATTGAGGAGCTAAAAGAGAAGGCTTATGCTATCGTTGGCACACCTGAGCGTATTCAATATGGTGATAAGGTTGTTGCTCTTATTGAATACCGTGATGGTAGCCTTATTGATGTAGTTTACAATGTCTAA
- the citE gene encoding citrate (pro-3S)-lyase subunit beta translates to MERLRRTMMFVPGANAAMLRDAPLFGADSVMFDLEDSVSLKEKDTSRALVHFALKTFDYSSVETVVRVNGLDSCGALDIEAVVLAGVNVIRLPKTETAQDIVDVEAVIERVERENDIEVGRTRMMAAIESAEGVLNAREIAKASKRLIGIALGAEDYVTNMKTRRYPDGQELFFARSMILHAARAAGIAAIDTVYSDVNNTEGFQNEVRMIKQLGFDGKSVINPRQIPLVNEIYTPTEKEIDHAKQVIWAIREAESKGSGVISLNGKMVDKPIVERAERVIALATAAGVLSEEDI, encoded by the coding sequence ATGGAACGTTTAAGAAGAACAATGATGTTTGTGCCTGGTGCCAATGCAGCCATGCTTCGAGATGCTCCTTTATTTGGCGCTGATTCCGTCATGTTTGATTTGGAAGATTCTGTTTCACTCAAAGAAAAAGACACTTCTAGAGCTCTCGTTCATTTTGCGCTTAAAACTTTTGATTATTCAAGTGTTGAAACGGTTGTTCGTGTGAATGGTCTTGATTCTTGTGGGGCTTTAGACATCGAAGCTGTTGTTTTGGCAGGTGTTAACGTGATTCGTCTTCCAAAAACAGAGACTGCCCAAGATATTGTTGATGTGGAGGCTGTTATTGAACGTGTCGAACGCGAAAATGACATTGAAGTTGGTCGCACACGCATGATGGCAGCCATTGAATCAGCCGAAGGTGTCCTAAATGCTCGGGAGATTGCCAAAGCTTCTAAGCGCTTGATTGGTATTGCTCTTGGGGCAGAAGACTATGTCACGAATATGAAAACGCGTCGTTACCCAGATGGTCAAGAATTATTCTTTGCTCGTAGCATGATTTTACATGCTGCTCGTGCTGCTGGAATTGCTGCCATTGATACTGTTTATTCTGATGTCAATAATACAGAAGGGTTCCAAAACGAAGTTCGCATGATCAAACAGTTAGGATTTGACGGTAAATCAGTAATCAACCCTCGTCAAATTCCTCTGGTCAATGAGATTTATACCCCAACCGAAAAAGAAATTGACCATGCTAAACAAGTCATCTGGGCAATTCGTGAAGCTGAAAGCAAAGGCTCTGGCGTTATTTCCTTAAATGGAAAAATGGTTGACAAACCAATTGTTGAACGTGCAGAACGTGTCATTGCCCTAGCAACGGCAGCAGGTGTTTTATCTGAGGAGGACATTTAA
- the citD gene encoding citrate lyase acyl carrier protein, whose translation MDIKQTAVAGSLESSDLMITVSPNDEQTITVTLDSSVEKQFGNHIRQLIHQTLVNLKVTAAKVEAVDKGALDCTIQARTIAAVHRAAGIDQYDWKEIDSWNV comes from the coding sequence ATGGATATTAAACAAACTGCCGTTGCTGGTTCACTTGAATCAAGTGACCTAATGATTACAGTATCCCCTAATGACGAGCAAACCATTACAGTAACCCTAGACAGTAGTGTTGAAAAACAATTTGGCAATCACATTCGTCAACTCATTCATCAAACCCTAGTTAATTTGAAGGTGACGGCTGCTAAAGTAGAGGCTGTTGATAAAGGCGCTTTGGATTGTACCATTCAAGCAAGAACCATTGCAGCTGTTCATCGCGCAGCTGGTATTGACCAATACGATTGGAAGGAGATTGACTCATGGAACGTTTAA
- a CDS encoding OadG-related small transporter subunit, with amino-acid sequence MTINMDHLISSFELMALGMAGVFIVLGILYLVAEILIKLFPVSK; translated from the coding sequence ATGACAATTAATATGGACCATTTGATTAGTTCCTTTGAGCTAATGGCGCTTGGTATGGCAGGTGTCTTTATCGTGTTAGGAATTCTCTATCTTGTCGCAGAGATTCTGATTAAACTTTTCCCAGTTAGTAAATAA
- a CDS encoding sodium ion-translocating decarboxylase subunit beta, which produces METLIAGITSITISQIVMMGIGALLMYLGIKKEYEPTLLVPMGLGTILVNFPGSGVLTQVVNGVEQEGVFDALFNFGIGTELFPLLIFIGIGAMIDFGPLLQNPFMLLFGAAAQFGIFFVVVVAVLAGFDIKEAASIGIIGAADGPTSIFVANQLAKDLLGPITVAAYSYMALVPIIQPFAIKLVTTKKERRIRMTYKAENVSQMTKILFPIIITLVAGFIAPISLPLVGFLMFGNLLRECGVLDRLSQTAQNELVNIISILLGLTISIKMQADLFLNVQTLLIIVFGLLAFIMDSIGGVMFAKFLNLFRKEKINPMIGAAGISAFPMSSRVIQKMATDEDPQNFILMYAVGANVSGQIASVIAGGLLLAYFS; this is translated from the coding sequence GTGGAAACTTTAATCGCAGGAATAACATCCATTACGATTTCCCAAATTGTTATGATGGGCATCGGTGCTCTCTTAATGTATCTAGGGATTAAAAAAGAATACGAACCAACTCTACTTGTGCCAATGGGACTTGGAACAATCCTTGTGAATTTCCCTGGCTCAGGGGTTTTAACCCAAGTGGTTAACGGAGTCGAGCAAGAAGGGGTTTTTGATGCCCTCTTCAATTTTGGGATTGGCACAGAACTTTTCCCACTCTTGATTTTCATTGGTATAGGAGCCATGATTGACTTTGGTCCTTTACTTCAAAACCCATTCATGCTCTTGTTTGGTGCAGCAGCTCAATTCGGAATTTTCTTTGTTGTTGTTGTTGCTGTACTGGCTGGCTTTGACATCAAAGAAGCAGCTTCAATCGGCATTATCGGAGCAGCAGACGGACCAACCTCTATTTTCGTTGCCAACCAACTAGCCAAGGATTTACTTGGACCAATTACGGTCGCAGCCTATTCTTATATGGCTCTGGTTCCGATTATTCAACCATTTGCTATTAAATTAGTAACAACGAAAAAAGAACGTCGCATTCGCATGACTTACAAGGCTGAGAATGTGTCTCAAATGACTAAAATCTTGTTCCCAATTATTATTACACTGGTAGCAGGGTTCATTGCTCCAATTTCTTTACCTTTAGTTGGTTTTTTGATGTTTGGTAACTTACTACGTGAGTGTGGTGTGCTTGACCGCCTGTCGCAAACCGCTCAAAACGAATTGGTTAATATCATCAGTATCCTACTTGGATTAACGATTTCTATTAAAATGCAGGCAGACCTGTTCTTAAACGTACAGACACTTTTGATTATCGTCTTTGGTTTACTTGCCTTTATCATGGATTCTATCGGTGGCGTGATGTTTGCCAAATTCCTCAATCTCTTCCGAAAAGAGAAAATCAATCCAATGATTGGCGCTGCTGGAATCTCAGCTTTCCCAATGTCAAGTCGTGTGATTCAAAAGATGGCAACAGATGAAGACCCGCAAAACTTTATCCTTATGTATGCTGTAGGTGCCAATGTCTCTGGCCAAATCGCTTCTGTTATCGCAGGTGGATTGTTGCTAGCTTACTTTAGCTAA
- a CDS encoding acetyl-CoA carboxylase biotin carboxyl carrier protein subunit: protein MLRKFKITIDGKEYLVEMEEIGAPVQAATPVQPTPAPVPAPAEASPQVEEVQAPQPTATAGADAIPSPMPGTILKVLVAVGDQVAENQPLLILEAMKMENEIVASSAGTVSAIHVSPGQVVNPGDGLITIG, encoded by the coding sequence ATGTTACGAAAGTTTAAAATTACCATTGACGGTAAAGAATATCTTGTAGAAATGGAAGAAATCGGTGCTCCTGTCCAAGCAGCTACCCCCGTTCAACCAACACCCGCCCCAGTACCTGCCCCTGCTGAGGCAAGCCCACAAGTGGAGGAAGTACAAGCACCACAGCCAACAGCTACAGCAGGAGCGGATGCCATTCCGTCACCAATGCCTGGAACCATTCTAAAAGTTTTGGTTGCCGTAGGTGATCAGGTTGCCGAAAACCAACCTTTACTAATCTTAGAAGCGATGAAGATGGAAAATGAAATTGTTGCCTCCTCAGCAGGTACCGTTAGTGCTATTCATGTTAGCCCAGGTCAAGTGGTAAACCCTGGTGATGGCCTCATTACAATTGGTTAA
- a CDS encoding CitMHS family transporter, protein MLLTILAYAMIIVFMYVVMKKKMTPFTALVMIPLIMTIAVILTGSADFNADAKFVAFIGEDGIAKNLTAIGPMVMYGINNTAKTGIMLLFAILFFSIMLDAGLFDPITEKMIRFAKGDPMKVLIATAVVAAAVSLNGDGTTTTLICCSAFLPIYKKLNMKIMNLGVLIILQNTIMNLLPWGGPTARAMSVLGVGPEILGYLAPGMILSLLYVICWVAPSMGRKERTRLGVIDLTEEEMCKLTDITDPDTLSIRRPKNFVFNAILTIGLIAWLVAGSFYEAIAMAPLLLFAVGTCIALMVNYPVLKDQSKRIGDNAGDAVQVVILVFAAGIFMGLFQGSGMASALAQSFATIIPKQLAGFWGLVIALISAPGTFFISNDGFYYGILPVLAEAGAEYGFSNMAMALASLMGQAFHLLSPLVAFIYLLLRLTGLDMGEWQKEAAKYALIIFVIFVVTIIAMGQMPLYIPQ, encoded by the coding sequence ATGTTATTAACAATTCTGGCTTATGCCATGATTATTGTCTTCATGTACGTGGTAATGAAGAAAAAAATGACCCCTTTTACTGCTTTGGTCATGATTCCATTAATTATGACAATCGCTGTGATATTGACTGGTTCAGCTGATTTTAATGCAGATGCCAAATTCGTTGCTTTTATAGGTGAAGATGGTATTGCCAAAAACTTAACGGCTATCGGACCGATGGTTATGTATGGTATCAACAATACTGCTAAAACAGGTATCATGTTGCTATTTGCCATCCTATTCTTCTCCATCATGTTAGATGCAGGATTGTTTGATCCAATTACTGAGAAAATGATTCGTTTTGCTAAAGGCGATCCAATGAAGGTGCTTATTGCAACAGCTGTCGTTGCTGCGGCTGTATCACTCAATGGTGATGGAACAACCACCACTTTAATTTGTTGCTCTGCCTTCTTGCCAATCTATAAAAAATTGAATATGAAAATCATGAACCTAGGTGTCTTGATAATTCTTCAAAATACTATTATGAACTTACTCCCATGGGGTGGTCCTACTGCTCGTGCGATGTCTGTTCTTGGCGTAGGTCCTGAAATTCTTGGTTACCTTGCACCAGGTATGATTTTATCTCTCCTTTATGTGATTTGTTGGGTTGCACCAAGTATGGGACGTAAAGAACGTACAAGACTTGGCGTTATCGATTTGACTGAAGAAGAAATGTGTAAGCTAACCGATATTACTGATCCTGATACACTTTCTATTCGCCGCCCTAAAAACTTCGTTTTCAATGCTATCTTAACCATTGGATTGATTGCTTGGTTAGTTGCTGGTTCATTCTACGAAGCTATTGCGATGGCACCACTTCTTCTCTTTGCTGTGGGAACCTGTATCGCCTTAATGGTGAACTATCCAGTTCTTAAAGACCAATCTAAACGTATTGGTGACAATGCTGGGGATGCTGTTCAAGTTGTTATTCTCGTCTTTGCTGCTGGTATCTTTATGGGGCTTTTCCAAGGTTCTGGTATGGCTAGCGCTTTGGCACAAAGCTTTGCTACTATTATTCCAAAACAATTGGCAGGTTTCTGGGGTCTTGTTATTGCCTTAATTTCTGCACCTGGTACGTTCTTTATCTCGAATGATGGTTTCTACTACGGTATCTTGCCTGTTCTTGCAGAAGCTGGTGCTGAATATGGTTTCAGTAACATGGCAATGGCTCTTGCTTCTCTTATGGGACAAGCCTTCCACTTACTTAGCCCATTAGTTGCTTTCATTTACCTCCTTCTTCGCTTGACAGGTCTTGACATGGGAGAATGGCAAAAAGAAGCTGCTAAATATGCCCTTATCATCTTTGTGATCTTTGTGGTAACTATTATTGCTATGGGACAAATGCCACTTTACATTCCACAATAA
- a CDS encoding GntR family transcriptional regulator, which produces MNPIIEAVKQNLDLSRNIPLKIAFYNALKKTIILRQIPVGSRINEKEFSIALNISRTPIRYALGLLSEEHLVEHIPKKGIIVKGVSIKDACEIFEIRKALETLATVQAMHLMTEEDFKVMHDLLADCETFIEEDDINRILDNFNEFNNLIYSYSQMVRLKEIVTELQAYLVYFRKISISSVERRKRALSEHWMIYRGMKNKDHEQITLITHEHLNSSLEFILKEMSPNQND; this is translated from the coding sequence ATGAATCCTATTATCGAAGCCGTCAAACAAAACCTTGACCTATCAAGAAATATCCCTTTGAAAATAGCCTTTTATAACGCTCTTAAAAAGACCATTATTTTGAGACAAATTCCTGTTGGAAGCCGTATCAATGAAAAAGAGTTTTCCATTGCGCTTAATATTAGCAGGACACCCATTCGCTATGCGTTGGGGTTATTATCTGAAGAGCATCTTGTAGAGCACATTCCTAAAAAAGGTATTATCGTTAAGGGAGTTAGTATCAAGGATGCTTGTGAAATTTTTGAAATTCGAAAGGCTCTAGAAACTCTAGCAACGGTACAAGCGATGCACCTAATGACCGAAGAGGATTTCAAGGTGATGCATGACTTGTTGGCAGACTGTGAGACTTTTATTGAAGAGGATGATATCAATCGGATTCTAGATAATTTCAATGAATTTAACAATTTGATTTACAGCTATAGCCAAATGGTTCGCTTAAAAGAAATTGTGACAGAGTTGCAAGCTTATTTGGTCTACTTTAGAAAAATTTCTATCTCCTCCGTTGAACGCCGTAAACGAGCTCTGTCTGAGCACTGGATGATTTACCGAGGCATGAAGAACAAAGATCATGAGCAAATAACATTGATTACACATGAACACTTGAATAGCTCACTTGAATTTATCTTAAAAGAAATGAGCCCTAATCAAAATGACTAA